The DNA segment ATTAATTCTTTTGCGCCCATCGTATCGGCCACATTTAAAATGTGCTCACAAGCTCATACATCATTTCTTTTCTCTATCTAGGATGTCAGCAAGTCGGCAGTGTGTTAAACCAGAGTGTTTGATAGTAACACAGCTGCTGGCGTTcactttcaaaacaaaaattctctCAGTTCCGCTGCACTTCCGATCTGGCGATTTGGAAGAACGACTAACCGAATTATCAGTGGAAGGTCAGTCGGCCACGTTAAACGGAAGCAGAAGAGGAGCATTAGCTTTCCTATACACTATTTTCCAGGCTAGCCCCCAAAGTACGGCATATCAGTACGCTTAGGAGAAACAGTCTAACAATCATTTTAGTAATGATTTGTCTGAACACGGATGATTTGCTGTAGTAGAGGGCTAAGTCTTTATGAGCTAAATCATAATCTTTTATcaagcatctgcataggattTATTATCAAAGAAGAGCGCGGTAGCATCCGCTTGGACATCAGTCGGTAACTGACCACGGCGGACCACCCGGGCAGCAGcgctgtttgttgttgtttagtCGTATGCCAAGACCAGAAATGCTTGTCCGATCTGCAATGAGACTCCTTATGATACCAGGCAGCGTAAACGTCAAATCAAGCCTGCAGGTGCAGGGTCTTTAAGCTTAGAAGAAGCGGAGCATGTAGCTATATCTCAGCAAGCTATAGGGAACATTGTGGCACAACAAGTCAAAGCTATGCAAAATGAACTGCTTACACAGCTATCGGAAAATATGGCCCAGCTGGTTCAAGTTAACTTAGGGACTTATATGCCGCACCACCCAACGTCCCTCCCGCAATAAATGTGAGGCGGTTATCAGAGTCGGTAAACTTTCAGGTTGGAGGCCCAACAAGCATGGCACACGGTTCAGGTCTAGCAACACGTGCTTGCCCACATGTCAGAAAAGGTTTGCCAAATTGTTAACAGTTGGAAGCTAAGGTTTAGTGGCAGCAAAGAGGGCTTGAGTGTAGACAATTTTATATACAGAGTACAACCACTCACAGAGCAGACACTAGGCTCGAACTATGAGGCTTTGTGTGGCAATGCGAGTATCTTAATTGAGGGAAAGGCCAGGGATTTCTGTTGGAAGGTTTCATAATCGGTCAGAGTGGTCAACTAGGATGGACTCTGCTGCGCGAAATTTGTCGGCGTAGAGAAATGTTTTTAGAGGACGTAAAGCGAAATTATAGCTACCAAAAGACGGTTCCGTTCCGAAAAAATGTGGCAGAACTTGTAGAGGAAACCCAATCGGATGATGCGACCGAATTTTCAGACGTCGAAGTCGACGGTGAAATAGGTGCCATGGCTCTAATTTGCTGAAACTGCCGTCAAGAGGGCCAAAGGTACCACGACTGCGAGGGAAAACGcaaaatcttttgttttgtccAGAGACGAACCAGTAGAAAAGCAAAGTTCAACAGACCTACCAAATTTGTCCGAAAAAATCATAGTCCGCTTACATTTTGGCCCCAATAAGTTAAATCAAATCAGCGTTTGCCAAGTCCAAAATTTGTCTGTCCGAAAAAAAGATCAAGAAATTCAACCAGAATAAGAGCGTTTTGGAGTGCGGCTAAAACCATTAATGCCATTCGTTACAAAAAATGTGATAAACGACCTTATGCTGAGGTACGGGTGCTAGATCGAGTGGTATTAGGGCTTCTTGATACAGGAGCGGCCATGAGTGCGTTAGGAGGAAAGTTGGCTGAGCAAGTGGTCTTGAGTCGAAttcttcttaaaaaaatggcaacgGTGGCAAGTACAGCGGATGGAAAgagacaaaaaataataggCCGTTTAAAAATTCCGGTGCAGTATAAGAAAATCACTAAAGATTTAGAACTGCATATAATTCCAAGCCTCAGTCAGAATCTTTATTTAGGAATAGATTTTTGGCAGGCTTTCGATCTTTTGCCGCCCAGTATGATTATAGCGGAAATAGCTCCGGAGTCGCATAATCTTACAACTAGCCAACAGGAAATACTAAAGTCTGTAGTGGCGCTGTTTCCATCATTCGCTATTTCTGGTTTAGGCAAAACCAGCCTTATTTCTCACTCGATTGATATTGGAGACGCAAAGCCGGTGTAACCAAGGCATTTTCCCGTTTCCCCAACGGTTGAAAAACTACTATATGAAGGGGTAGATCGGATGCCGATAGTGTCTGGTCATCGCCGGTGGTTTTGGTACAGAAGCCAATAAAATTCGTCTCTGCTTAGACAGCCGAAAAGTCAACGCAGTTACCAAAAAGAATGGCACTTTGGGACGGCTTCCCAAAGCGATGTTTATATCCAGTCTCGACCTTAAAGATGCATATTCGCAGATCCCCCTTGATAAGGCATCGCGAGATAAAACTGCTTTCACCATTCCGGGGAAGCCCCTTTATCAGTATAAGGTCATGCATTTTGGTCTCACGAATGCTTCTCATACAATGACCAGATTAATGGACAAGGTAGTTCCAGCCAGTCTAAGGAACAAGGTTTTCGTGTACTTGGACGATCTTCTTATCATATCTGAGAGTTTGAGGCCCATATGAGAGATCTGAGTTTAGTAGCAAGCTTTGTCAAAACAGCTGGCTTGACCCTAATGTCGAAAAGAGCAAGTTCTGCATGCGAAGCGTTAAATATTTCGAGCTTTCTTTAAAGTGGCTAATGTCACAGATGGACATGCATTCCCGGCTAGCTCGATGGGCATTAAAGCTCCAGAGCttcgattttaaaatcgagCATCGTGGTGGAAAATTTAATGTAGTCCCAGATTCGTTGTCTAGAGTAAATGAGTCGGAGTTAACTGTTTTAGATGCAAGTCAGGGATTACTAGTGGGATTAGATTCACctgaatttaaaagtgtagAATACTTGGAGTTATTGGAAAAGGTCAAAGCCTATGCTGAGAAACTTTCAGATCTTACAGTATCTGATAATTTGGTATATTGCAGAACAGAGCACGCCCAAGGCGAACCCTTACACGATGTGTTTAATTGGAAACTTTGGATTCCGCCCAAATTAGTACCAGAGGTGCTGAAAAAGGGCTCATGATGATCCACTGGCTTCCCATGGAGGAATTCATAAAACGGGTGCGACGGTATTATTTCTGGCCAGGATTGGTAAACGATGTAAAGAGATATATTTAGGCTTGCGATACTTGCAAGATGACAAAAGCGCCAAATTGTATACAGCGACCGCTAATGGGtacttctccggaatcccagCGATTCTTTCAGAGGCTGTTTGTGGACTTTCTCGGATCATATCCCCGTTCTAGGAGTGGTCATATAAGGATTTTTATAGTCCTGGATCACTACACgaagtttgtgtttttgaaaGCTGATGTGGTGATCAAATATATGCAGCAGGATCTTTTTCACACTTTCGGAGTGCCAGAAACTATTGTGTCTGACAAAGGTTCCCAGTTTAAATCGGAGGCATTTCAAAAGTTTCTGCGGGAAAATAAGTAAGGCCATACTCTTACCGGAGTTTATTCGCCGCAAGCCAATGCGTCTGAAGTTATGAGGAAGCTAAATGAAAATAACTCGCGCCAGAATATTCTGCGTTCCAGGGATGAGTCTTACGTGGAAGGGCAAGAAGTGTTTAGACGTAATTTTAGACAAATTAATTTCGTGGCAGGATACAATGCCAAGTTAGGTCCAGCTTAATTAATTGCCAGAGTTAAAAAGAGAGTTGGCCAATCATATTACGATCTAGGGGACCTGCAAGGAAAGAATGTTGGCCGGTATCATGTAAAGGATATGAAGCAGTAGTCGACCTGCCCTTTGCTTAGGTTTATCTGTTTTGAAAGTGTGACCCCCAAGACTGATCTTTAGCGGGAGGTATTTGTAGCGCTTGGTGCAGCTGCAGTTGGTTCAACGCTATCTAGATCTCGGTCGGGAGAATCGGTGGCCTGGCAGGGTTAGATCAATCGGGGTAACAGGGCTAATTGTCAGACTTTCCCTGAGTGAGAGAATTTCTCCAATTAAGTGGAGAGGCGGCATCCAAAGTGGTCAGTTGAGTCAAAAGTGGTGTTTAAAATCAAGTCAAAAGTGAAAGTGCTCAACTACCAACAGCCGCGCAGGTATCACGGCAAAGGAGCCCAGAAGGAAGATCCCATTGGGATCCCGGCCAAGTTCAGGGGTGAGTGAGAAGCGAATGAGGTCTTTTGAATTTTCTAAGCCAAAAGGTGCTGCCCGAAGTCCCAAGACGCAACCCGTGAAATCGGCGAAGGCAGgtaccagtttttttttgcaatgtgCTGTGAAGCCACCACAGCGCAAAAGCCACCAGACATCGCCGCTCcaaaaggagaaggagaagacCACGGACGGACGGCCGGCAGAAGCAAAAAAGAAACCGGCGGTCAAGTCAGTGTCCGGCGGGAGAGCAAGCGTTTCGCAGAAGTCGTCGGTGGCGTTGAAAGTTTCGTCGTACTAAGAAAAGGGGCATAATAATTGCCCATAGCTGCAGCAATGTGGAGAAATCagtgaaattaatttagtctaagttttttttattctaataATTTTCGGTACACAAAAGAGTGAGTGATTTAGTGAGTGAGAAAAATGTGGAGTGTGTGGCTATCTTGGAGTAGTTTTTATTGGTagcttaaaaagaaaaatgaattaggcttgtgttaacaaaaaaaaaatagccaaagaaaaaaaggacGAGCGTTCCTTTAGCGGTATCgggtaatggttaaataaataaagtttcaaATTCCTCCCAAACATCAGACTACCGTCCCCGAAAGCGCTTTCATCGATGGAGGCTTAAAGGAAATTGGTGAGTGAGTGGTAAGTGGTGAGTGGTAATTCAACATAAATCCCAATATTGCCCCTACATGAATGTTCCTACATTGCGTATAGTTATTCTTTAGAAGCAAAACTCTTAGCAAttatgttacaaaaaaaaaaaaataaatcatacgcTACCGTTCGCTAGGgcctttggaaaaaaatgtaaacaaaagcaaaagaaccaaaagaattttaaagcatttatatGTTTGCGCGAACGCAACACAATCGCCGTTTCAAAGTCTTTCTATCCTCAAGCACTACGTCATTCGACCACTCTGCCTTAAGCAACTAATTTGCCCGAGATAAATTTCATTGTGTCATGATCtactattaattttattaatcacattttgataacattaatatatttttagttattatttatatatatatgtttataaaatttcaaacaCCAATATTTTTGCCGCAGCTAGCATGAAGCCTCTGTAGAGTAGGGTATCTAGGCCTAATAAGGGGTCAtcaataattaagaaaataaaagggtaTGATGGCCATAGGTAAGGCGGGCAGAAGACCTCCTCAGTCATCGGAGGTGAACTGAGACTTTATTTGGGctaaaagaaacca comes from the Drosophila gunungcola strain Sukarami unplaced genomic scaffold, Dgunungcola_SK_2 000224F, whole genome shotgun sequence genome and includes:
- the LOC128266019 gene encoding uncharacterized protein LOC128266019 — its product is MTKAPNCIQRPLMGTSPESQRFFQRLFVDFLGSYPRSRSGHIRIFIVLDHYTKFVFLKADVVIKYMQQDLFHTFGVPETIVSDKGSQFKSEAFQKFLRENNPKTQPVKSAKAGTSFFLQCAVKPPQRKSHQTSPLQKEKEKTTDGRPAEAKKKPAVKSVSGGRASVSQKSSVALKVSSY